Proteins from one Impatiens glandulifera chromosome 2, dImpGla2.1, whole genome shotgun sequence genomic window:
- the LOC124927598 gene encoding vesicle-associated membrane protein 727-like: MNQKGLIYSFVAKGTVVLAEHTSYSGNFSTIAVQCLQKLPSNSNKYTYSCDGHTFNFLIDNGFVFLVVADESVGRSVPYVFLERLKDDFMQRYADSIKDDGLHPLEDEDDDEDDDLFGDRFSIAYNLDREFGPRIKEHMQYCMNHPDEMSKLSKLKAQITEVKGVMMDNIEKVLDRGEKIELLVDKTENLQFQADSFQRQGRQLRRKMWLQNIQMKMMIFGVFIALILIIWLIWCGGFKC, encoded by the exons ATGAATCAGAAAGGTTTAATTTATAGCTTCGTTGCAAAGGGAACTGTGGTTCTAGCTGAGCATACTTCATATTCTGGAAACTTCAGTACTATAGCAGTTCAGTGTTTGCAGAAACTGCCTTCAAATAGTAACAAATATACATATTCATGTGATGGGCATACCTTCAATTTTCTCATTGACAATGGATTTG TATTTCTTGTTGTGGCGGATGAATCTGTGGGTAGGAGTGTGCCATATGTGTTCCTTGAGAGATTGAAGGATGATTTTATGCAGAGATATGCTGACAGTATTAAGGATGATGGTTTGCATCCTTTGGAAGATGAGgacgatgatgaagatgatgatttgTTTGGAGATCGGTTCAGTATAGCTTACAATcttgatagagaatttgg GCCTAGGATTAAAGAACATATGCAATATTGTATGAACCATCCAGATGAAATGAGTAAGTTGTCAAAACTGAAGGCTCAAATCACAGAGGTAAAGGGGGTAATGATGGATAACATTGAGAag GTATTGGATCGTGGAGAGAAGATTGAACTGCTGGTTGATAAAACAGAGAACCTGCAATTTCAG GCGGATAGCTTCCAAAGGCAAGGAAGGCAATTAAGGAGAAAGATGTGGCTTCAAAACATtcaaatgaagatgatgatattTGGTGTATTTATTGCCTTAATATTGATCATTTGGCTCATTTGGTGTGGAGGCTTCAAATGTTGA
- the LOC124927599 gene encoding uncharacterized protein At2g38710-like, whose product MVSANREMTVYCFDTLVAHYNSEQAPPPAFDDGQYPLFVTWKKVVNGGVPSLRGCIGTLEARWLISGFKDYALTSALRDRRFSPIQPKELPYLECTVSILIEHEVAIDYLDWEVGKHGIVIEFTDPNDSTHHSATYLPEVAAHQGWSKIQTIDSLMRKAGFDGDITESLRKRIELTRYQSTLFTMPYSEYVSYVKTTRGSPPTINGIKQRSSK is encoded by the exons atggtgTCGGCAAATAGGGAAATGACGGTGTATTGCTTCGACACTCTCGTTGCTCACTACAACAGCGAACAAGCTCCTCCTCCTGCTTTCGACGATGGTCAATA CCCATTGTTTGTTACGTGGAAGAAAGTGGTGAATGGTGGAGTGCCAAGTTTGCGAGGATGCATTGGAACTCTTGAAGCTCGTTGGTTGATATCTGGCTTTAAAGACTATGCATTAACCAG TGCTCTGAGGGACAGAAGGTTCTCACCAATACAGCCTAAGGAATTGCCTTATTTAGAATGTACAGTCTCTATACTGATTGAACATGAAGTCGCTATTGATTACCTTGATTGGGAG GTTGGAAAACATGGCATAGTTATTGAGTTTACTGATCCTAACGATTCTACTCACCATAGCGCGACATATCTGCCCGAGGTTGCTGCCCATCAAG gcTGGTCAAAGATACAAACCATAGATTCTTTGATGAGGAAAGCTGGTTTTGATGGTGACATAACTGAATCGCTTCGGAAGCGTATAGAACTGACCCGTTACCAGAGCACCCTATTTACTATGCCTTACAGCGAATACGTGTCTTACGTCAAGACCACCCGTGGTAGCCCTCCAACCATTAACGGAATCAAGCAGAGAAGCAGCAAATga
- the LOC124927164 gene encoding RNA-binding protein PNO1-like, whose protein sequence is MGSSEGAATSMEVEKSTANPNPASIPSKPIFEPLKAHEISEGKIQFRKVPVPPHRYTLLKKAWMDIYTPIYDHMHIDVRMNLKGRKVELKTRADTPDVSNLLKCADFVHAFMLGFDVIDALALLRMDELYVESFEIKDVKTLRGEHLSRAIGRLSGKYGRTKFAIENSTKTRIVIADTKIHILGSFANIKVARDSLYSLILGSPAGKVYSKLRAVSAWLAERCWILFFIFFSFVLLCFVLF, encoded by the coding sequence ATGGGATCAAGCGAAGGAGCTGCTACTTCAATGGAGGTGGAGAAGTCGACGGCCAATCCAAACCCTGCATCTATTCCATCCAAGCCAATCTTCGAACCCTTAAAGGCTCACGAAATATCTGAAGGCAAAATCCAGTTCCGAAAGGTCCCAGTTCCTCCTCATCGCTACACGCTGCTGAAGAAAGCCTGGATGGATATCTACACGCCAATATACGACCATATGCATATTGACGTCCGGATGAATCTGAAAGGTCGAAAGGTTGAGTTGAAGACCCGGGCAGATACCCCAGACGTCAGCAACCTACTAAAGTGTGCTGATTTTGTCCATGCTTTCATGCTTGGTTTTGATGTAATTGACGCCTTGGCTCTTCTGCGTATGGATGAACTGTATGTTGAGTCGTTTGAAATAAAGGATGTGAAAACTCTTCGAGGGGAGCATCTATCTAGGGCAATTGGAAGGCTTTCTGGGAAGTATGGGAGGACAAAGTTTGCAATTGAAAACTCGACAAAGACTCGAATTGTGATTGCAGATACTAAGATTCATATTCTTGGATCCTTTGCAAACATAAAGGTGGCTAGGGATTCACTTTATAGTCTCATTCTTGGGTCTCCTGCTGGGAAGGTTTACTCTAAGCTTAGAGCTGTGTCTGCTTGGTTAGCTGAGAGGTGTTGgatcttattttttatcttcttttcttttgttttgttatgttttgttttgttttga
- the LOC124926522 gene encoding L-aminoadipate-semialdehyde dehydrogenase-phosphopantetheinyl transferase-like isoform X1 → MVLQEGVKRWLVDISEWEPSPQDFSAALSSLPQLDHHSITRFVKLEDRKRALVSRLLQYSLVHQVLGIPFQDILIKRTFEGKPYLEGSDYSKTLDFPNFNFNVSHHGDYVAIASEPISLIGVDIVAPSTPIGNKETVPEFISSFTSYFSTLEWSNIVNAANHDQMLTNFYRYWCLKESYVKAIGKGVGERLDKVEFHHIGWNNIYVKIDGTILSDWKFWLSQLQKNHLIAIARGNPNAATDSYKRTFKKMQFDQEECRCGLLLPNTSFELLKVEQLILQNPNDAGKKM, encoded by the exons ATGGTTTTGCAGGAGGGCGTGAAGAGATGGTTGGTGGACATATCGGAGTGGGAACCCTCTCCCCAAGACTTTTCCGCCGCTTTATCTTCTCTTCCTCAACTTGACCACCATTCCATCACCAG ATTTGTCAAATTGGAAGATCGGAAAAGGGCACTTGTGAGCAGGCTGCTTCAGTATTCCCTTGTGCATCAAGTGCTGGGAATACCATTTCAGGACATTCTCATTAAACGCACTTTTGAAGGCAAACCCTACTTG GAAGGTAGTGATTATAGTAAAACCCTAGACTTTCCCAATTTCAACTTCAATGTGTCTCATCACGGCGATTACGTGGCCATTGCATCAGAACCAATTTCCCTTATCGGTGTTGATATTGTCGCTCCTTCCACTCCAATTGGGAACAAGGAAACGGTACCAGAATTCATTAGTAGCTTCACTTCGTACTTCTCAACCCTAGAATGGTCCAACATAGTTAATGCAGCAAACCATGATCAAATGTTAACCAATTTCTACAG ATACTGGTGTCTGAAAGAATCTTATGTGAAGGCAATTGGGAAAGGTGTGGGAGAAAGATTGGACAAGGTGGAGTTTCATCACATCGGTTGGAACAACATATATGTTAAGATCGATGGAACCATATTGAGTGACTGGAAATTTTGGCTTTCTCAACTGCAGAAGAATCACTTG ATAGCCATCGCAAGAGGTAATCCAAATGCAGCAACGGATAGCTACAAGAGAACATTCAAGAAGATGCAATTTGACCAAGAAGAGTGCAGATGTGGTCTACTTCTTCCCAATACAAGCTTTGAGCTACTGAAGGTGGAACAATTAATACTCCAGAATCCCAATGATGCTGGGAAGAAGATGTAG
- the LOC124926522 gene encoding L-aminoadipate-semialdehyde dehydrogenase-phosphopantetheinyl transferase-like isoform X2, which produces MVLQEGVKRWLVDISEWEPSPQDFSAALSSLPQLDHHSITRFVKLEDRKRALVSRLLQYSLVHQVLGIPFQDILIKRTFEGKPYLEGSDYSKTLDFPNFNFNVSHHGDYVAIASEPISLIGVDIVAPSTPIGNKETVPEFISSFTSYFSTLEWSNIVNAANHDQMLTNFYRYWCLKESYVKAIGKGVGERLDKVEFHHIGWNNIYVKIDGTILSDWKFWLSQLQKNHLGGDCR; this is translated from the exons ATGGTTTTGCAGGAGGGCGTGAAGAGATGGTTGGTGGACATATCGGAGTGGGAACCCTCTCCCCAAGACTTTTCCGCCGCTTTATCTTCTCTTCCTCAACTTGACCACCATTCCATCACCAG ATTTGTCAAATTGGAAGATCGGAAAAGGGCACTTGTGAGCAGGCTGCTTCAGTATTCCCTTGTGCATCAAGTGCTGGGAATACCATTTCAGGACATTCTCATTAAACGCACTTTTGAAGGCAAACCCTACTTG GAAGGTAGTGATTATAGTAAAACCCTAGACTTTCCCAATTTCAACTTCAATGTGTCTCATCACGGCGATTACGTGGCCATTGCATCAGAACCAATTTCCCTTATCGGTGTTGATATTGTCGCTCCTTCCACTCCAATTGGGAACAAGGAAACGGTACCAGAATTCATTAGTAGCTTCACTTCGTACTTCTCAACCCTAGAATGGTCCAACATAGTTAATGCAGCAAACCATGATCAAATGTTAACCAATTTCTACAG ATACTGGTGTCTGAAAGAATCTTATGTGAAGGCAATTGGGAAAGGTGTGGGAGAAAGATTGGACAAGGTGGAGTTTCATCACATCGGTTGGAACAACATATATGTTAAGATCGATGGAACCATATTGAGTGACTGGAAATTTTGGCTTTCTCAACTGCAGAAGAATCACTTG GGTGGGGATTGTAGATAG
- the LOC124925808 gene encoding RNA-binding protein PNO1-like has protein sequence MGSNEGATSMEVENSTANPNPASIPSKPIFEPLKAHEISEGKIQVRKVPVPPHRYTPLKKAWMDIYTPIYDHMHIDVRMNLKGRKVELKTRADTPDVSNLQKCADFVHAFMLGFDVIDALALLRMDELYVESFEIKDVKTLRGEHLSRAIGRLSGKDGRTKFAIENSTKTRIVIADTKIHMLGSFANIKVARDSLCSLILGSPAGKVYSKLRAVSARLAERS, from the coding sequence ATGGGATCAAACGAAGGAGCTACTTCAATGGAGGTGGAAAACTCGACGGCCAATCCAAACCCTGCATCTATTCCATCCAAGCCAATCTTCGAACCCTTAAAGGCTCACGAGATATCTGAAGGCAAAATCCAGGTCCGAAAGGTTCCAGTTCCTCCTCATCGCTACACGCCGCTGAAGAAAGCCTGGATGGATATCTACACGCCGATATACGACCATATGCATATTGACGTCCGGATGAATCTGAAAGGTAGAAAGGTTGAGTTGAAGACCCGGGCAGATACCCCAGACGTCAGCAACTTACAAAAGTGTGCTGATTTTGTCCATGCTTTCATGCTTGGTTTTGATGTAATTGACGCCTTGGCTCTTCTGCGTATGGATGAACTGTATGTAGAGTCGTTTGAAATAAAGGATGTGAAAACTCTTCGTGGGGAGCATCTATCTAGGGCAATTGGAAGGCTTTCTGGGAAGGATGGGAGGACAAAGTTTGCAATTGAAAACTCGACAAAGACTCGAATTGTGATTGCAGATACTAAGATTCATATGCTTGGATCGTTTGCAAACATTAAGGTGGCTAGGGATTCACTTTGTAGTCTCATTCTTGGGTCTCCTGCTGGGAAGGTTTACTCTAAGCTTAGAGCTGTGTCTGCTCGGTTAGCTGAGAGGAGTTGA
- the LOC124925797 gene encoding uncharacterized protein LOC124925797: MGTKEIIVFLALFIHLTSSSSPLILASSEDEDDQYKRIGNRINFGAGGGRGRSEGSSGNGNQGRSEGGGGAAMIPLYTAGAGAGSHHHRKSSGSYRQVDLPVLGATILASFLLHMYMQYYY, encoded by the exons atgGGGACCAAAGAAATCATAGTATTCCTTGCACTCTTCATCcatttaacatcatcatcatctccttTGATTCTGG caagctcagaagatgaagatgatcaGTACAAGAGAATAGGCAATCGGATCAATTTTGGCGCCGGTGGAGGTCGTGGCAGATCAGAAGGTTCTTCGGGCAATGGTAATCAAGGAAGAAGCGAAGGCGGAGGAGGAGCGGCAATGATTCCACTGTACACAGCCGGAGCCGGTGCTGGCAGTCATCATCACCGTAAAAGTTCAGGAAGTTACCGGCAGGTGGATCTTCCTGTCTTAGGAGCAACAATATTGGCATCTTTTCTTCTACACATGTATATGCAATATTATTactaa
- the LOC124925796 gene encoding uncharacterized protein LOC124925796, producing MGNCLEKPKVSMAEITPSSDSYLDKSSSIIKSSLPTPIVKLYGSLEDTLTNYIRFALQYKPVNLQFVLTQPTRFGSEMPYIRFESDTVWGSLETILEYVESKFPDPPLARKPGWIHETPPPAIVTMGVMQHRSMTWHLDRMVRWAEDLAARGGKARGDPRMGSPRMEVRKFATSYSQLLELMLEHAQMEETVVFPVLERADRGLSKVANEEHAMHLPIMNGIKEDIKSIGVMDSGSPVFVEALVNLPSRLKKLQTICNAHFEEEERELFPLMEATELSRQQQERAVEESLKTMRGTHSNLFTFFMEGLSPRDAMHYLQLVHQIADKGWVATMFRSLVEPNER from the exons ATGGGGAACTGTCTTGAAAAGCCGAAGGTGTCAATGGCGGAGATCACTCCGTCGTCCGATTCCTATCTCGATAAGAGCTCTTCTATCATTAAGTCATCATTGCCTACTCCGATAGTCAAATTATACGGATCGCTTGAAGATACACTAACAAACTACATCAGATTTGCTCTTCAATACAAGCCTGTGAATCTTCAATTCGTGCTGACACAACCTACGCGATTCGGCTCTGAAATGCCGTATATCCGGTTTGAATCGGATACTGTTTGGGGATCTTTGGAGACAATTCTAGAGTACGTGGAATCGAAGTTCCCTGACCCGCCGCTGGCGAGGAAACCGGGTTGGATCCATGAGACGCCACCTCCGGCGATTGTGACTATGGGGGTAATGCAACACCGGAGCATGACGTGGCATCTAGATAGGATGGTGAGATGGGCTGAGGATCTAGCGGCGCGTGGGGGTAAAGCTAGAGGAGACCCTAGGATGGGAAGTCCACGGATGGAAGTAAGGAAATTCGCTACGAGCTACTCACAGTTGTTGGAGTTGATGCTTGAACATGCTCAGATGGAAGAAACAGTCGTCTTTCCTGTTTTGGAAAGGGCTGATCGAG GATTGTCTAAAGTAGCAAACGAAGAGCACGCCATGCATCTGCCAATAATGAATGGCATCAAAGAAGACATTAAATCCATTGGGGTAATGGATTCTGGCAGTCCGGTTTTTGTGGAAGCTCTTGTCAATCTTCCTTCTCGCCTCAAAAAATTACAG ACGATTTGTAATGCGCACTTTGAGGAGGAGGAAAGGGAGCTCTTTCCATTGATGGAGGCTACGGAACTGAGTAGGCAGCAGCAGGAAAGAGCAGTGGAGGAGAGCTTGAAAACCATGCGGGGGACTCATTCAAACTTATTCACTTTCTTCATGGAAGGCTTATCCCCTCGGGATGCAATGCACTACCTGCAGTTGGTTCACCAAATTGCAGACAAAGGGTGGGTGGCCACTATGTTTCGCTCGTTAGTTGAACCGAATGAAAGATAG
- the LOC124925051 gene encoding germin-like protein 9-3 — protein MVSKIYELIFVMALAFATIEMGRASDPDILTDFIVPEGSPPVDGNFFTFTGMRQLVGAPPPEKFKVLKATLAEFPALNGQSVSMAVLEFPGGSVNPPHTHPRASELLFLLDGGLQVGIVDTTNKLYTQTLQEGDMFIFPKGLVHFQFNIDASKPAMAVSAFGSASAGTVSIPNTVFNTSISDGILAKSFKTDISTIQKLKAGLAH, from the coding sequence ATGGTTTCAAAAATATATGAGTTGATATTTGTTATGGCACTTGCTTTTGCAACCATCGAAATGGGCAGGGCAAGTGATCCCGACATACTCACAGATTTTATAGTGCCAGAAGGTTCTCCTCCAGTCGATGGAAACTTCTTCACATTCACGGGCATGCGACAACTTGTGGGTGCCCCACCACCAGAAAAGTTCAAGGTCCTTAAGGCCACCCTAGCTGAATTCCCAGCCCTTAATGGCCAAAGTGTCTCAATGGCCGTGTTGGAGTTTCCTGGTGGCTCAGTGAACCCTCCTCACACCCACCCACGTGCTTCCGAGCTCTTGTTCCTTCTCGACGGAGGCCTCCAAGTTGGGATAGTTGACACGACAAACAAGCTTTATACGCAAACTCTACAAGAAGGCGATATGTTCATTTTCCCCAAGGGATTAGTTCACTTTCAATTTAACATCGATGCCAGCAAACCGGCCATGGCTGTATCTGCATTTGGGAGTGCAAGTGCTGGGACTGTGTCAATCCCAAACACAGTTTTCAACACTAGCATATCGGATGGGATTTTGGCCAAGTCTTTCAAGACTGACATTTCCACCATTCAAAAACTCAAGGCCGGACTTGCTCATTAG